A genomic stretch from Aerococcaceae bacterium zg-1292 includes:
- the raiA gene encoding ribosome-associated translation inhibitor RaiA, whose amino-acid sequence MFTYNVRGENIEVTKAIRDYAEKKVAKLERFFDDVPEATAYVNLKVYPDKTAKAEVTIPLSFLVLRAEETTSDLYASIDLVVDKLERQVRKYKTKIHRKSRERGFEGFDPSFTAEETPVEAKESELEIVRSKRVNLKPMDSEEAVLQMNMLGHDFFIYTDSETDDINIVYRRRDGRYGLIETGSL is encoded by the coding sequence ATGTTTACATATAATGTACGCGGAGAAAACATTGAAGTGACGAAAGCGATTCGTGATTATGCGGAGAAAAAAGTTGCTAAATTAGAACGTTTCTTCGATGATGTGCCCGAAGCAACCGCTTATGTAAATTTAAAAGTTTATCCAGATAAAACAGCGAAAGCAGAAGTTACGATTCCATTATCTTTCCTAGTATTACGTGCTGAAGAAACAACGTCTGATTTATATGCAAGTATCGATTTAGTTGTCGATAAATTGGAACGTCAAGTTAGAAAATATAAAACAAAAATTCACCGTAAATCAAGAGAACGTGGCTTTGAAGGATTCGATCCATCATTTACAGCTGAAGAAACACCAGTTGAAGCAAAAGAGTCTGAATTAGAAATTGTTCGTTCAAAACGTGTTAACTTAAAACCAATGGATAGCGAAGAAGCCGTATTACAAATGAACATGTTAGGTCATGACTTCTTTATTTATACTGATTCAGAAACAGACGATATTAATATTGTTTACCGTCGTCGTGATGGACGTTATGGTTTAATTGAAACAGGTTCTTTATAA
- the ftsE gene encoding cell division ATP-binding protein FtsE yields the protein MIQLTNVTKQYPNGVKALDDMSVRIEQGEFVYIVGPSGSGKSTLMKLLYREETPTKGKIQVGKYRIGAMKERDIPFLRRYVGVVFQDFKLLPKLTVYENVAYALEVTGKRGKDIKQRVHELLEQVGLRHKVNQLPEELSGGEQQRVAIARALANRPAILIADEPTGNLDPETALGILSLLEKVNTLGTTVIMGTHNEQFVNQFRHRVLELNQGKLVRDSYKGEYDERH from the coding sequence ATGATACAACTAACAAATGTTACGAAACAGTATCCTAATGGTGTTAAAGCTTTAGATGATATGAGTGTTCGTATAGAACAAGGTGAATTTGTATATATTGTCGGACCGAGTGGTTCGGGTAAATCGACGCTGATGAAGTTACTTTATCGTGAAGAGACGCCAACGAAAGGAAAAATTCAAGTGGGGAAATATCGCATCGGTGCGATGAAAGAAAGGGATATTCCATTTTTAAGACGATATGTTGGTGTCGTCTTTCAGGATTTCAAATTATTACCCAAATTAACGGTCTATGAAAATGTCGCATACGCACTCGAAGTAACGGGAAAACGCGGCAAAGACATTAAGCAACGGGTTCATGAATTATTGGAACAAGTAGGCTTAAGACATAAAGTAAACCAATTACCTGAAGAGTTGTCCGGTGGGGAACAGCAACGGGTAGCGATTGCAAGAGCATTAGCGAATCGCCCAGCGATATTAATTGCTGATGAACCGACAGGAAATTTAGACCCCGAAACAGCACTGGGGATTCTTAGTTTGCTAGAAAAAGTCAATACCTTAGGTACAACGGTTATTATGGGTACACATAATGAACAGTTTGTGAATCAATTCCGACATCGAGTACTTGAATTAAATCAAGGTAAATTAGTACGTGATAGTTATAAGGGGGAATATGATGAGCGTCATTAG
- the prfB gene encoding peptide chain release factor 2, with protein sequence MIRNKLFTVLGGLFDFDAIEADIADYEHQMSAPTFWDDNEKAQKVIAKLNSAKETYQTIHQMEEQLEEIEMAVELYDESKEPSLIEEAVTLITTLKDKTTQFQMRLLLSEPHDANDALLEIHPGAGGTESQDWGSMLLRMYQRWADKKGFAIEVVDYQDGDEAGIKSVTLEIKGHNAYGYLKSEKGVHRLVRISPFDSNSRRHTSFASVEVTPLLDDTIDIDINPDDLRIDTYRASGAGGQHINKTSSAVRITHIPTGIVTQSQSQRSQFQNRDLAMNLLKAKLYQLEQEKQAQALAEIKGEQREIAWGSQIRSYVFHPYSMIKDHRTSFEVGNTQAVIDGDIDQFIDAYLKWRLQD encoded by the coding sequence GTGATACGCAACAAACTATTCACAGTTTTAGGGGGTCTCTTTGACTTTGATGCCATAGAAGCTGATATCGCTGATTATGAACATCAGATGTCAGCTCCAACGTTTTGGGATGATAACGAAAAAGCGCAAAAAGTGATTGCAAAATTAAATAGTGCGAAAGAAACGTACCAAACGATTCATCAAATGGAGGAACAGCTAGAAGAGATTGAAATGGCAGTTGAACTTTACGATGAGTCCAAAGAGCCGTCATTGATTGAAGAAGCAGTTACCTTAATTACTACTTTAAAAGATAAGACGACGCAATTTCAAATGCGGCTATTGCTATCAGAGCCGCATGATGCCAATGATGCATTACTTGAGATTCATCCAGGTGCTGGTGGAACAGAATCACAGGATTGGGGCAGTATGTTGCTGAGAATGTATCAACGCTGGGCAGACAAAAAAGGATTTGCGATTGAAGTCGTCGATTATCAAGATGGTGATGAAGCGGGAATTAAAAGTGTAACGTTAGAGATAAAAGGGCATAATGCCTATGGCTATTTAAAATCTGAAAAAGGCGTTCATCGACTTGTTCGCATTTCGCCATTTGACTCTAATAGTCGGCGCCATACTTCCTTTGCATCTGTTGAAGTAACCCCATTATTGGATGATACGATTGATATCGATATTAATCCAGATGATTTACGTATCGATACGTACCGTGCCAGTGGAGCCGGTGGTCAGCATATCAATAAAACTAGCTCAGCTGTGCGAATTACCCATATCCCTACGGGTATTGTGACGCAAAGTCAGTCCCAACGTTCACAATTTCAAAACCGTGATTTAGCGATGAATTTATTGAAAGCGAAACTATATCAGTTAGAACAAGAAAAACAAGCACAGGCATTAGCTGAAATCAAAGGAGAACAGCGAGAGATAGCTTGGGGTTCTCAAATCCGCTCGTATGTCTTCCATCCATATTCGATGATAAAAGACCATCGCACAAGTTTTGAAGTAGGCAATACTCAAGCAGTAATAGATGGAGATATTGATCAATTTATTGATGCGTATCTAAAATGGCGTTTACAAGACTAA
- a CDS encoding DEAD/DEAH box helicase family protein → MNRQQLAGRQMTLNEYEQLIGQLSEAEHQWLSQQQQVDAVIRIKGTLRCQRCNNQQHFETIHPSVHYCTHCIQLGRLTTKDTLYRFSNTLMPELEMSQSTYLSWRGTLSNEQQRVSSMLVEHVSDVTKDDIVVAVTGAGKTEMIFEVINHVLLKKGRVAVASPRVDVCLELAPRLQQAFSEVDMIALHGKMDEDFRYTPFVVSTIHQLWKFYHAFDLIIVDEVDAFPLANDEGLHFAVQQALKPNGKKIYLTATPDQFLQNKIKAKQAEVAILPARFHGYPLPEPKFCWVGDWKEQIQQHKKGKLWQFLKKFLNVEGVKLVFMPSIEMADLLYQWIQEEGIDIKLAVVHSQDAQRIEKVQQLRNGELDALITTTILERGVTFKNCQVVIVGAEDAKYSDAALIQMSGRVGRNPQFPTGVLVYAHFGISRKMVLARRNIRSMNKEARKRGLLVNEPTLSKMPTNV, encoded by the coding sequence GTGAATAGACAACAATTAGCAGGACGGCAGATGACACTCAATGAATATGAACAATTGATAGGACAATTATCTGAAGCTGAGCATCAGTGGTTGAGTCAGCAACAACAAGTGGATGCAGTGATTCGTATAAAAGGAACCTTGCGCTGCCAGCGTTGTAATAATCAACAACATTTTGAGACAATTCATCCTTCGGTTCATTATTGTACACACTGTATTCAATTAGGGCGACTTACTACAAAAGACACTTTATACCGTTTTTCAAATACATTGATGCCGGAGCTAGAAATGTCTCAGTCTACCTATTTAAGCTGGCGGGGTACATTATCAAACGAACAGCAAAGAGTTTCATCGATGTTAGTTGAACACGTAAGTGATGTTACTAAGGATGATATTGTTGTAGCAGTAACCGGTGCGGGCAAGACAGAGATGATTTTTGAAGTCATTAATCACGTCTTATTAAAAAAAGGCAGAGTAGCCGTTGCCTCCCCACGCGTAGATGTCTGTTTAGAGTTAGCGCCACGTTTGCAACAAGCTTTTAGTGAAGTTGATATGATTGCCCTTCACGGTAAGATGGATGAAGACTTTCGTTATACGCCGTTCGTTGTTTCAACGATTCATCAATTGTGGAAATTCTATCACGCTTTTGATTTAATTATTGTCGATGAAGTCGATGCTTTTCCACTCGCCAATGACGAGGGTTTACATTTTGCTGTTCAACAAGCCTTAAAGCCTAATGGTAAGAAAATATATTTAACAGCAACACCTGACCAATTTTTACAAAATAAGATTAAAGCGAAACAAGCGGAGGTTGCAATTTTACCTGCACGTTTTCATGGGTATCCTTTACCAGAACCAAAATTTTGTTGGGTGGGTGACTGGAAAGAACAGATTCAACAGCATAAAAAAGGAAAATTATGGCAGTTTCTTAAAAAATTTTTGAATGTGGAAGGTGTTAAATTAGTATTTATGCCTTCTATTGAGATGGCTGATTTACTTTATCAATGGATACAAGAAGAAGGGATTGACATTAAGTTAGCAGTAGTCCATTCGCAAGATGCACAGCGCATTGAAAAGGTCCAGCAGCTGCGTAACGGCGAGTTAGATGCGTTAATTACCACGACAATTTTAGAAAGAGGAGTCACCTTTAAAAATTGTCAAGTCGTCATTGTAGGCGCAGAAGATGCAAAATATTCGGATGCAGCACTCATTCAAATGAGCGGTCGTGTAGGAAGAAACCCACAATTTCCTACTGGAGTACTTGTTTACGCTCATTTTGGTATAAGTAGAAAAATGGTTTTAGCCCGTAGAAATATTCGTTCGATGAACAAAGAAGCGAGAAAAAGAGGATTATTAGTGAATGAACCTACATTGTCTAAGATGCCAACAAATGTTTGA
- a CDS encoding LLM class flavin-dependent oxidoreductase, whose protein sequence is MRHIQTVRQGGKSVITGLQLGLYTLGDHIADPITKKRYTATERIHNIVEMATLAEQAGFDIFQVGESHQPMFVSQGHLVLLGAIAQATSTIRLSSGATIIGVADPVRVYEEAATIDLISNGRMELLCGRSARTGIYETLGYDLNDYEALFEEKFQLLKLINQREFVTWSGEYRTPLNNVQILPRSIQAEGLPIWRAVGGSLASAEQAGRNGDAICVMDYSWEMERYRSLIQHYRNHAMSEGHEVQQLPVAIAGYLFAHESNQQAIDAYYPYVKAGSMQVNNQTIDKQEFQQADQLSTLINVGSPSFIVEKMLKQYEELGHQRFIGHIDFGGVSFESVKRTLTLLGEQVVPQIKKYTK, encoded by the coding sequence ATGAGACACATACAAACAGTACGCCAAGGAGGAAAAAGTGTGATAACAGGTTTACAACTCGGGTTATATACATTAGGTGATCATATAGCTGATCCGATTACTAAAAAACGTTATACTGCTACTGAACGTATCCATAATATTGTTGAAATGGCTACATTAGCAGAACAAGCAGGTTTTGATATCTTTCAAGTCGGTGAGTCTCATCAACCAATGTTCGTAAGCCAAGGGCATTTAGTCCTACTCGGTGCGATTGCTCAGGCAACCTCAACAATTCGCTTGTCATCTGGAGCAACGATTATTGGTGTAGCCGATCCGGTTAGGGTTTATGAGGAGGCTGCTACTATCGATTTAATTTCGAATGGACGAATGGAATTGTTGTGTGGTCGTTCAGCCCGCACAGGTATTTATGAAACCTTGGGTTATGATTTAAACGATTATGAAGCATTATTTGAAGAAAAATTCCAGTTATTAAAATTGATTAATCAACGAGAATTTGTGACCTGGTCAGGCGAATACCGTACACCGTTGAATAATGTACAAATTTTACCGCGGTCAATACAAGCAGAGGGGTTGCCGATTTGGCGTGCAGTAGGCGGTAGTTTAGCATCCGCAGAGCAAGCCGGACGTAATGGTGATGCGATTTGCGTAATGGATTACAGCTGGGAAATGGAGCGCTACCGTTCATTGATTCAACATTATCGCAATCATGCTATGAGTGAAGGCCATGAAGTTCAACAATTACCAGTAGCGATAGCGGGTTATTTATTTGCGCACGAGTCAAACCAACAAGCAATTGATGCTTATTATCCGTATGTTAAAGCGGGTTCTATGCAAGTGAATAATCAAACTATCGACAAACAGGAGTTTCAACAAGCGGACCAATTGTCAACGCTCATTAATGTCGGCAGTCCATCTTTTATCGTAGAAAAAATGTTGAAGCAGTATGAAGAGTTAGGACATCAACGTTTTATCGGGCACATTGATTTTGGTGGGGTGTCGTTTGAATCAGTCAAGCGTACCTTAACACTATTAGGGGAACAAGTGGTACCTCAAATTAAAAAATATACTAAATAG
- the secA gene encoding preprotein translocase subunit SecA — MANMLKNLFENDKAELKRTGKIADKVMELEHRYKSMSDEELRSQTNIFRERLAKGETLDDITVEAFAVTREAARRVLGLFPYKVQIQGGLVIHNGDIAEMRTGEGKTLTETMPVYLNALTGKGVHVVTVNDYLATRDSKEMGEVYRFLGLTVGLNLNSMSSAEKREAYNCDITYSTNNELGFDYLRDNMVVYKHQMVQRPLHFAVVDEVDSILIDEARTPLIISGQAGKSTALYTRADYFAKGLKEEEDYTIDITSKTISLTDTGVDKAERVFRLPNLYDVNNTALVHHIDQALRANYIMIHDIDYVVDEGKVKIVDPFTGRIMEGRRYSDGLHQAIEAKEGVEIENESKTMATITFQNYFRMYEKLSGMTGTAKTEEEEFREIYNMNVTSIPTNRPVQRLDAPDLLYPNLKTKFRAVVKDIQERHAKGQPILVGTVAVETSEYLSKLLTQAGIPHEVLNAKNHFKEAEIVMQAGQRGAVTIATNMAGRGTDIKLGSGVKELGGLCVIGTERHESRRIDNQLRGRSGRQGDPGASQFYLSLEDDLMRRFGSDRIQALWQRLNMTDDDGEDVSIQSRMLSKQVESAQRRVEGNNYDTRKNVLEYDEVMREQREVIYGQRLQVIQTEESLTPYIKAMMKRTIESQVNYATEGDKKTWNLEGLVEFAHNALFHPDEISVSDLQGKSAKELVDYLYNKAVADYDEKLESLASPEQITEFEKVITLKVVDSKWTDHIDMMDNLRQSVGLRAYAQTNPLTEYQTEGYERFQDMISAIELDITRFVMKAQVRQNVEREQVNNPAARPAPSPAPADAIR, encoded by the coding sequence ATGGCAAATATGCTTAAAAATTTATTTGAGAATGATAAAGCTGAATTAAAGCGAACAGGAAAAATTGCAGACAAGGTAATGGAGTTAGAACATCGTTATAAATCGATGTCGGATGAAGAATTACGTAGTCAAACGAATATTTTCCGTGAGCGTTTAGCTAAAGGAGAAACATTAGATGATATTACAGTCGAAGCGTTTGCGGTAACACGGGAAGCAGCGCGTCGTGTTTTAGGTTTATTCCCATATAAAGTACAAATTCAAGGTGGATTAGTGATTCACAATGGTGATATCGCTGAGATGCGTACAGGGGAAGGTAAAACACTAACTGAAACCATGCCAGTGTACTTGAATGCTCTAACAGGTAAAGGGGTACACGTTGTAACGGTTAACGATTACTTAGCCACACGTGACTCGAAAGAAATGGGTGAAGTCTACCGTTTCTTAGGCTTAACAGTTGGGTTGAACTTAAACAGTATGTCTTCTGCTGAAAAACGAGAAGCGTATAATTGTGATATTACGTATTCAACGAATAACGAATTAGGATTTGATTATTTACGTGATAACATGGTTGTATATAAACACCAAATGGTACAACGACCACTACATTTTGCGGTAGTTGATGAGGTAGACTCTATCTTAATCGATGAGGCACGTACACCGCTTATTATTTCAGGACAAGCAGGTAAATCAACGGCTTTATATACACGTGCTGATTATTTTGCTAAAGGATTAAAAGAAGAGGAAGATTACACAATTGATATTACCTCTAAAACAATTTCTTTAACGGATACGGGTGTTGATAAAGCAGAACGCGTATTCCGTTTACCGAACCTTTATGATGTGAATAATACCGCCTTAGTGCATCATATTGACCAAGCGCTACGTGCAAATTATATTATGATTCATGATATTGACTATGTGGTCGATGAAGGAAAAGTTAAAATTGTCGATCCATTTACAGGTCGCATTATGGAAGGACGTCGTTATTCCGATGGTTTACACCAAGCGATTGAAGCAAAAGAAGGCGTTGAAATCGAAAACGAATCAAAAACAATGGCGACGATTACTTTCCAAAACTATTTCCGTATGTATGAGAAATTATCTGGTATGACGGGGACAGCTAAGACAGAAGAAGAAGAATTCCGTGAAATTTACAATATGAACGTTACGTCAATTCCAACGAACCGCCCTGTTCAACGTCTTGATGCACCAGATTTATTGTACCCTAACTTAAAAACGAAATTCCGTGCGGTGGTAAAAGATATTCAAGAGCGTCACGCAAAAGGTCAACCCATCTTAGTGGGGACAGTTGCCGTTGAAACGAGTGAATATTTATCAAAATTATTAACTCAAGCAGGTATTCCACACGAAGTATTGAATGCGAAAAACCACTTTAAAGAAGCCGAAATTGTTATGCAAGCCGGTCAACGTGGTGCCGTAACGATTGCGACTAACATGGCTGGTCGTGGTACGGACATTAAATTAGGTAGCGGGGTTAAAGAATTAGGTGGTCTATGTGTTATTGGTACAGAACGTCATGAATCGCGTCGTATTGATAACCAGTTACGTGGACGTTCAGGTCGTCAAGGGGACCCAGGTGCATCACAATTCTACTTATCATTAGAGGATGACTTAATGCGTCGTTTCGGTTCAGATCGTATTCAAGCGTTATGGCAACGATTAAATATGACTGATGATGACGGTGAAGATGTGTCTATTCAAAGTCGTATGTTATCAAAACAAGTAGAATCTGCACAACGTCGGGTTGAAGGTAACAACTATGATACACGTAAGAATGTCTTAGAGTATGACGAAGTCATGCGTGAACAACGTGAAGTCATTTATGGACAACGTCTACAAGTGATTCAAACAGAAGAGAGTTTGACACCATATATTAAAGCGATGATGAAACGTACGATTGAATCACAAGTCAATTATGCTACCGAAGGCGATAAAAAAACATGGAATTTAGAAGGATTGGTTGAATTTGCACACAATGCATTGTTCCATCCAGATGAAATTTCAGTATCAGATTTACAAGGTAAATCAGCGAAAGAATTAGTGGATTACCTATACAATAAAGCTGTTGCTGATTATGATGAAAAGTTAGAATCATTAGCTTCGCCTGAACAAATTACAGAATTTGAAAAAGTAATCACATTAAAAGTAGTTGACAGCAAATGGACAGATCATATTGATATGATGGATAACTTACGTCAAAGTGTGGGACTACGTGCTTACGCGCAAACGAATCCATTGACAGAATATCAAACGGAAGGGTATGAACGATTCCAAGATATGATTTCAGCAATCGAATTAGACATCACCCGCTTCGTGATGAAAGCTCAAGTACGTCAAAACGTTGAGCGTGAACAGGTGAATAATCCAGCTGCACGTCCAGCGCCATCTCCTGCACCAGCAGATGCGATTAGATAA
- a CDS encoding ABC transporter permease, which produces MSVIRNIFRHIRDGIRNLFRNGWMTIASIFTMALTLMMMGGLVLLLMNVEKVTKDIESGIQIRVMIDLAADATDEQILKQKIEQLDHVSKVVYRTKDDELKDIIKNVGKEFSLHEGDANPLLNVFVVDVDDVKYIKDVAEAIKKMTYAHEVTYGELTADKLLQQIEIVRYILAVIAAVFLVVAVLLVSNTIRLTIFARQTEIEIMRLVGAKNSFIRAPFAYEGAFIGIIGAGIALGLLYAIYEAIRIAPSQLFGIMNLQFIPTWPFFIYLGISILLIGIVLGILGARRSMRQFLKI; this is translated from the coding sequence ATGAGCGTCATTAGAAATATTTTTCGTCATATTAGAGATGGTATTCGTAACTTGTTCCGCAATGGATGGATGACTATTGCTTCTATTTTTACTATGGCATTGACATTAATGATGATGGGTGGACTAGTCCTATTATTAATGAATGTTGAAAAAGTAACTAAAGATATTGAATCAGGTATTCAAATCCGAGTAATGATTGATTTAGCAGCGGATGCTACGGATGAGCAAATACTAAAACAAAAGATAGAACAACTTGACCATGTATCTAAAGTTGTTTATCGTACCAAAGATGATGAATTAAAAGATATCATAAAAAATGTGGGTAAAGAATTTAGTCTACATGAGGGTGACGCGAATCCATTATTAAATGTGTTTGTGGTTGATGTGGATGATGTTAAATATATTAAAGACGTTGCGGAAGCCATAAAAAAAATGACCTATGCACATGAAGTTACTTATGGTGAATTGACAGCAGACAAGTTATTACAACAAATTGAAATCGTCCGTTATATTTTAGCGGTAATTGCAGCTGTCTTTTTAGTTGTCGCAGTTTTACTAGTTAGTAACACGATTCGTTTGACGATTTTTGCTCGGCAAACTGAAATTGAGATTATGCGTTTAGTGGGGGCGAAAAACAGTTTTATTCGTGCGCCATTTGCGTATGAAGGTGCTTTTATTGGTATCATTGGTGCTGGTATTGCACTTGGTTTACTGTATGCGATTTATGAAGCTATTCGAATCGCACCCTCTCAACTGTTCGGCATTATGAATTTACAATTTATTCCGACATGGCCGTTCTTTATTTACTTAGGCATTAGCATCTTATTAATCGGTATTGTATTAGGTATACTCGGGGCGCGCCGTTCAATGCGACAATTTTTAAAAATATAG
- a CDS encoding ComF family protein, translating into MFEPTMKWHDLWCLQRLYPEVICEKCQQQFSRCEVSQQLVCQYCQHPIEQGNVCTDCQHWLTIYDESFLQQVAIYYYNEAFQAWIVDYKYHGDTRQAAVMLAVLNEYYRRYQAYQWIILPSSPKSLKQRGFIPAEYLLQQAKIPYDAPLVYAGDGKKQAKKTKIERLALTQPFALKSAAKLRDKVLIFDDVYTTGTTLIRAKEVLYHHGVKVCVSLTLARDLLE; encoded by the coding sequence ATGTTTGAACCAACAATGAAATGGCATGATTTATGGTGTTTACAGCGCCTATACCCAGAAGTTATTTGCGAAAAATGTCAGCAACAATTCAGCCGTTGTGAGGTGAGCCAGCAACTTGTTTGTCAGTATTGTCAGCATCCAATTGAACAAGGAAATGTGTGTACGGATTGTCAGCACTGGCTGACTATTTATGATGAATCATTTTTACAACAAGTTGCTATTTATTATTACAATGAAGCCTTTCAAGCATGGATTGTCGATTATAAGTATCATGGTGATACGCGTCAAGCGGCTGTGATGTTAGCAGTATTGAACGAATATTATCGTCGTTATCAAGCGTATCAATGGATTATTTTACCGAGCTCACCTAAGAGTTTAAAACAACGGGGTTTTATACCTGCTGAGTATTTATTACAACAAGCGAAAATACCTTATGATGCGCCCTTAGTTTATGCAGGTGATGGTAAAAAGCAGGCCAAGAAAACAAAAATAGAGCGACTAGCTTTAACGCAACCATTTGCGCTTAAATCAGCAGCAAAATTAAGAGATAAAGTACTCATTTTTGATGATGTGTATACGACTGGAACGACCTTAATACGAGCCAAAGAAGTATTGTATCATCACGGAGTTAAAGTGTGTGTGAGTTTAACTTTGGCACGTGATTTATTAGAATAG